The nucleotide window GCGGCCCTGGCGGGGACGGGGTTTCCCATAGACCGCCACTTCACCGCCAAGGAGCTGGGCTTCCAAGCGCCCATGCGGAACTCCTTGGATGCGGTGGCAAGCCGGGATTTTGCCCTGGAGGTCCTCTCCGCCCTCAACATCGGCCTGCTCCACCTCTCCCGCATGGCGGAGGAGCTCATCCTCTACAGCACCGAGGAGTTCGCCTTCGTGGAGATCCCCGACGCCTTCGCCACGGGTTCTTCCATCATGCCCCAGAAGAAAAACCCGGACGTGTTGGAGCTCATCCGGGCCAAAACGGGGAGGGTCCTGGGGGCCCTGGTGGGCCTTTCCACCGTGGTGAAGGGGCTTCCCTTGGCCTACAACAAGGACCTGCAGGAGGACAAAGAGCCCTTGCTGGACGCCCTCAGCACCTATAGGGATAGCCTTAGGCTTCTTGCTGCCCTCCTCCCCGGGCTTAGATGGCGGCGTGAAAGGATGTGGCAGGCGGCGGAGGAGGGGTATGCCCTGGCTACGGAGCTGGCCGACTACCTGGCGGAGAAGGGGCTTCCCTTCCGGGAAGCCCACCATGTGGTGGGGAAGCTGGTGCGGAGGCTTGTGGAGGAGGGAAGGCCCCTGAAGAGCCTCACCCTGGAGGAGCTAAGGGCCCACCACCCCCTTTTCGCCGAGGATGCCTTGCCCCTCCTCCAGTTGGAGACCGCCATCCACCGGCGGAACTCCTTTGGGGGCACGGCCCCCATGGCGGTGCGGGAAAGGATTCTAGAGGCAAAAAGGGAGGTGGGCCTTGCTTGAAACCCGGCTGGAACTCCCCACGGTTTCCCTGCCCGAGGTGCAAAAAGGCAGGGCGGTGGAGCTCAGGAAGGCTAGGCTTGCCGACGTGGAGGCCATCTACTGGCTCATCCGTTACTGGGCGGAGAAGGGCCTGATGCTGGTCCGTAGCCACAGCCACCTCTACGAGAACATCCGGGACTTCCAGGTCCTCGAGGACGAGGATGGCCACATCGTGGGCACCGTGGCCCTGCATGTGCTGTGGCGGGACCTGGCGGAGATCCGGGGCCTGGCGGTGCACCCCTTAAGGCAGGGGGAGGGCCTGGGCCGCTGGCTGGTCCTGGGGGCGGAGCGGGAGGCTAGGGACCTGGGCCTGCCCCAGGTCTTTGCCTGGACGCTTCAGGTGAACTTCTTCCGCTCCTTGGGCTACCAGGTCACCTCCCGCGAGGCCTTGCCCCCCAAGGTGTGGAGCGAGTGCAACGCCTGCCCCTTCTACGAGAACTGCCGGGAGATCGCGGTCATCAAGCGCCTTTCCCGGGGGGCCTTTGGGGGCTAGAATGGGCGGGATGGGCATCTTGACCCGCCACCCGGAGGAGGCCATGGCCCGGGCCCGCGATGAGCCCATGGGAGGACGAAAAGCCCTCCTAGGGGGAGGTCCCGGGCCTGCCCGGGGTCTGGGCCACAGGAAGGGGCCTGAGGGAGGGCGAGGCCCCTCTGTCCCTGGGCGAGGTTCGCAGGGATGTGCCGCGTGGCGAAGGGGCTTAAGCCGGTTGAGGGGGTTGGTGGCGAGGCTAAAGGCCCTGGGGTTCGGTGCGCCTGGTCCGGCCTAACCCTTGTCGGGGCGGGATCGGCGTGGGCCTTTTGGGGCGGATCCTAAGGCAGGCGGGCATAGAGGAGGAGGAATGGCTGGCGTGAAGGAACGCGCGGTTTTGGTCCTGGAGGACGGTACCGTCTACCACGGTTACGCCTTCGGGGCCCGGGGAAAGACGGTGGGGGAGGTGGTCTTCAACACCGCCCAGACCGGGTACCAGGAGATCATGACCGACCCCAGCTACCACGGGCAGATCGTGGTCATGACCTACCCCCACCAGGGTAACTACGGGGTCAACGTCTACGACATGCAGTCCAACCGGCCCTGGGTGAAGGGCTTTGTGGCCAAGGAGTTTAGCCGCGTGGCCTCCAACCCCAGGGCCCAGCAGACCCTTAAGGAGTTCATGGAGTTCTACGGGGTGGTGGGGATAGAGGGGGTGGATACCCGGGCCCTGGTGCGCAAGATCCGCGAAGGGGGGGTGCTGAAGGGGACCATCGCCCATGCCAGCCTCTTCGGGGACCCCCACCACACCTTCACCCCGGAGGAGCTGGAAGCCCTTCGCCAAGAGGCCCAGGCCTGGACGGACATTGACGGCCGGGACATGACCCCGGAGGTCTCCACCCCCTTGCCCTACGCCTGGCCCACCCTGAAGTCGGGCCGGCGCATCGTGGTCATGGACTTCGGCATCAAGCACGCCATCGTGGAGAACCTGGCGGCCCAGGGCTTTGAGATCCTGGTGGTGCCGGGCAAAACCCCGGCCAGCCAGATCATGGCCTTGGAGCCCCACGGGCTTTTCATCTCCAACGGCCCCGGGGACCCCTCCATGCCCCGCTATGCCCACGAGACCATCTGGAAGCTCATGGGGCTTTTGCCCACCTTCGGCATCTGCCTGGGCCACCAGCTCCTGGCCCTGGCTGCGGGGGGGCGGACCTACAAGATGAAGTTCGGCCACCGGGGGGCCAACCACCCGGTGAAGAACCTCCTCAGCGGCAAGATTGAGATCACCAGCCAAAACCACGGCTACGCGGTGGACATTGACTCCCTAAAGGAGTTCCGGCCCACCCACATCAACCTGAACGACGGGACCCTCGAGGGCATGGCCCATAGCCGCTACCCCGTTTTCTCCGTGCAGTACCACCCCGAGGCCGCTCCTGGTCCCCACGACGCCCTGTACCTCTTCCGCCGGTTTCTGGAGGAGGTGGAGGCCTTCCACGGGGCCACGGGGCTTCCCGTGGAAAAGGCCCGGGCTGATGGGCACGGGGTGTAATACCACCCCACCCTGGCTTGCGCCAGGGTGGGGGCCCCGGAAAACGCCTTGGGGCGGCTTGAGAACTCGGTGGAACTCAGGGAAGGCTATGCGGGAAAAGGGTATAACCTTCAGTAGTCCATCCCCCGGATCTTCCCCTCCTCGTCCACGTCAATCCCCAGGGCCTGGGGCACCTTGGGCAGGCCGGGAAGGGTCTCAATCCCCCCCATGTAGACCACCACAAACCCGGCCCCAAGCCGGCATTTCAGGTCCGTGACCCGCACCCTAAAGCCCTTAGGTCTTCCCCGGAGCTTGGGGTTATCGGAGAGGGAGGTGGCCGCCTTGGCCATGACCACGGGCAGGGCCTCGCACCCCTCCTTCTTGGCCGCCTTCAGAGCCCTCTTGGCCTCCTCGCTCCACTCCACCCCATCCGCCCCGTAGACTGCCTTGGCGATGGTTTCCACCTTGGCCTCGAGGGGCATCTCCAAAGGGTAAAGGGGCCGGTAGGTGTGGGGGAGGGCAAGGGCCTCCAGGACCTTTTCCGCCAGTTCCAGCCCCCCTTCCCCTCCTTTGGCGTAGACCTCGCTTAAGGCAAAGGGCAGGCCCCTTTCCCGAGCAAACTCCCGCACCAGGGCGATCTCCTCCAGGGTGTCCGTGGGGAAGCGGTTTAAGGCGATCACCGGCTTAAAGCCAAATAGCTCCACGTTCTCCACGTGCTTTTCCAGGTTGGCGAGGCCCTTGGCCACCGCCTGGGGGTCCGGCATCTCGTAGGCGTCCTGTCCCCCGTGGTAGCGGAGGGCCCGGATGGTGGCCACCAGGACCACCGCCTCTGGGACCAGGCCAGCGCTTCGCGCCACCACGTCCATGAACTTTTCCATGCCGAGGTCCGTGGCGAAACCCGCCTCCTGTACCACGTAGTCCGCTAGGCCCAAGGCGAAGAGGCTCGCCCTTACGGAGTTGGTGCCGTGGGCGATGTTGCCAAAGGGCCCCATGTGGACGAAAGCCGGATTTCCTTCTGCCGTCTGCACCAGGTTGGGGAGGAAGGCCTGCCTTAGGAGGGCGGCCATGGCCCCCACCGCCCCTAGATCCTCCGCGTAGACGGGCTTCCCCTCGTAGGTGAAACCCACCCGCATTCTTCCCAGGCGTCTTTTTAGGTCCTTAAAGTCCCGGGCCAGGCTCATGAGGGCCATGACCTCGCTGGCCACGGTGAGCTCAAACCCCCCTTCCCGAGGCACCCCGTGGGCCTTACCCCCCAGGCCCAGGACGATATGCCTCAAGGCCCGGTCGTTCATGTCAATGGCCCTTTTGAGCTCTATGCGCCGGGGGTCAATGGCGAGCTCATTGCCCTGGTGCAGGTGGTTGTCCAAGAGGGCGTTTAGGAGGTTCACGGCGCTGGTCACCGCATGGAAGTCCCCGGTGAAGTGCAGGTTGATCTCGTGCCGGGGTTCCACCCGCGCCCGGCCGCCCCCCGTGGCCCCGCCCTTCACCCCGAAGACCGGGCCCAAGGAGGGCTCCCTTAGGGCCAAGGCGGCCTTTTTCCCAAGCCGCCAAAGGGCGTCCACCAGGCCGATGGCGGTGGTGGTCTTGCCCTCCCCCGCCGGGGTGGGGGTGATGGCGGTGACCAGGATCAGCTTCCCCCTGGCTTTAGGGGGTTCTCCTAGGACCTTAGCCATATGGGGGCCGTAGAGGTAAAGCCTTTCCCCACCTAGTCCCAGTTTGCCGGCCACTTCCTCTATGGGTTGAAGCGCTTCCTTAACGATCACGGGGTAAGCTTACTCCCACCCCCTAGGGAAGGAAGTCCCACCTTGGGCGACCGGGTGCTAAGGCGCCCCTGTCGGCCATGACAAAGAGTAGGCTTTGCCGGGGCTTGGAGTGATAGGTAACGGGGAGGTATCCTTGAAAACGCAGCATCGTGATGTCGGGTTTTCCAGGATCATTTCCACCCTAAGTTGGGGTGCAAAACCTCCGATTGCCCCCGGAGAGGAGGAGGGCCAGGACCTCGGGGAGCCTTTCCCCGTGCTCCAGCACCGCGGCCAAGGGGAGGGCCCCCGTGGGTTCCACCACCTGCTTGGTGCGGGTAAAGAGGAGGCCTTCGGCCTCCAGGATGGCCTCCTCGCTCACGGTGAGGATGGCGTCCACCTTTTTCCGGAGAACGGGAAAGGTGTGTTGGCCTACGGCCAGGGTCCTGACCCCATCCGCCCGGGTCCTGGGCGGCCGGGAGAGGCGCACGATTCTTCCTTCCTCCAGGCTTCTTCGGGCGTCGTCCGCCCCTTGGGGCTCCACCCCCAGGACCAAGGTGGTGGGAGAGAGGGCCTTTACCGCCGTGGCCACCCCGGCCACGAGCCCCCCGCCCCCCACCGGCACCAGGACCGCCTCCGGGAAAAAGCCCCGCTTCCCCGCCTGGACCATGAGCTCCAGCCCCGCGGTGCCCTGCCCGGCCATGACCAGGGGATCGTCAAAGGGGTGGATGAAGGCGTAGCCGGTTTCCAGGAGAAGGGCCTTGGCCACCTCCTCCCGGTTTTCCCCCGTGACCCCCTGGTCCACCACCTGGGCTCCGTAGGCCCGGGTGGCCTCCTTCTTGAAGGGGTTTGCCTCCTCGGGCATGACGATGAGGGCCTTCACCCCCAAGACCCTAGCGGCGTAGGCCACCCCTTGGGCGTGGTTGCCGCTGCTTACCGCCAAAAGCCCCTTGGGGTTCTCCAGGGTCAGGGCCTTGGAAAGCGCCCCCCGGGCCTTGAAGCTTCCCGTCTTTTGCAGGTGTTCGGCCTTGAGGAGGAGGCGCTTGCCTAAAAGCTCATCCAGGAGCCTCGAGGTGAGGAGGGGGGTGCGGTGCACGTAGGGGGCGATGCGCCGGTACGCGGCATAGATATCGGCCAGCTCCACACCCCTTTATACCTTGCCCCGGCCCGGGTGGACAGACCCTGGCCTTCGCGCTAAAGTGGTAAGGGTATGGACTTTCTCTACACCCTGGTCATCCTCCTCTACCTGGGCGTGGCGGGGCTTTTGGTCTACCTGGTCTTGGTGCAGGAGCCCAAACAGGGGGCTGGGGACCTCATGGGGGGCTCGGCGGACCTCTTCTCCGCCCGGGGGGTCACCGGGGGGCTATACCGCCTCACCGTCATCCTAGGGGTGATCTTCGTGGCCTTGGCCCTCCTCATTGGCCTCTGGACCCGTTGACAAAACGCTTCCCCCTCGGTACCATAGGCGTTGCTTGGGGCCGTGGCGCAGTTGGGAGCGCGCCTCAATGGCATTGAGGAGGTCAGGGGTTCGAATCCCCTCGGCTCCACCAGAAATCCCCTGGGGAAACCCAGGGGGATGACCTTTTAGCGCAGGGCCCTCGTGCCCAATAGGAGGAAGAGGAGGTTGGCCCCCCAGGCCCCCACCTCCGGGGGCAGGGCCCCGATCCCCGCCAGGGAGCGCCCCAGGAAGAAGGCCCCGTAGTACCCCAGGGCCAGGACCACGCTGAGGCCCAGGGCGAGGCCGGTGCTGCGGCCGTACCTTAGGGCCATGGCCGCGGCCAGGAGCACCAGGACCAGGTTGGCCAGGGGCAGGGCCAGCTTGGAGTGGAACTCCAGCCGGGCCCGCCACTTCTCCCAAGGGGCCAAGAAGGGGTCCCGCACCTTGGCCCAGGCCTGGGAAAGGCTATCCTGGCCAAAGCTAAAGGTGTCGGCATAGTCCGCGATGGCCCGGGCCCGGGAGAGGTCCGACTCCACCTCCAAGACCTTCCCTTGGCTCACCACCCGGAAGACCTTGCGGGTCTGGGCCAGGAGGTCCCCGCTGGTCTCCAGCCCGGGGATCTCGGCGAAGTTTATGCGGTAGAGGCGATAGTCCCTCAGGGTGATCACCTGGTCCTCCCAGCTGCCCCGCTGGGCGAAGAGGAAGGTGCCCTCCTCCCCTTGGAAGGAGGTGATGCGCACCCCCAGCATCTCTTTCCTGGTGAGGTCAAAGTCCTCAAAGTAGAGGCTTCGGCCCTTGCCGATGGGGATCTGGAGGCCCTTTAGGCGGAAGAGGCCTGCCCCTTGGGTGTGGATCTCGTCCCACCAGGCCACCCGCACCCGCTCGTTGTAGTAGGGAACCAGCCTTTCTTGGAGGTAGAGGGCCACCCCGCTTAGGAGGGCCCCTATGCCCAAAAGGGGCCAGGCGGCCCGCCAAAGGGGAATGCCTCCCGAGAGCAAGGCGAACTGGGCCCCTTCCGCGGAAAGCCGGCCGAAGACCAAAACCGTGGTGGTGACCAGGGCGATGGGGAAGACCTGGACCAAGACCCCGGGCACGTGGTAGGAAAGCCAGCGGGCGATCTTACCCAGGGGTACCCCCTCCAGCCAACGGGCTCCCGCGTAGAAGAAGCCGAAGAGGTAGACGGCGGTGAGAAAGAGGAGGGCCAGGAGGAGGACCGGGAGGCTTTCCTTAAGAACATAGGCATATAGTGTGCGCACGGCCCCTCAATATTGGTAGGAAACCAGTTGCCACGAACAACCGTTGTGGCGGAAATGGGCTATCCCTTTCCCCGTGTGGGTAAAGCGGCGGCCTGTAACCCGTTCTGTAGCCCCCACAACGTAGCGGCCGCGAATGAACCCATCTGAGCCGTTTATGGTTACTTCTAAGTCGTCAATCTCCGTTTGAAAGTCCGTATATAAAGCGTTTAGGCTAGCGATGATCGCTGAGCGCGTGGATTCTAAAATGCCCCAGAATGCTTGCAAGAGGGTTTCCGTGGAGGGCTGGACGCAAGAGGGGCCCAAAAGGGTGGTGTCAGGGGGGGTTTGACTGGGAGTTCCCGTGGGACTTCCAAAGCTTGACAAGGAAACGGTTTGCCAATACTCCAGGGCCAACACCAGGCGGAAGCCGGGCAACATTCCTATAAGTGGGGAATGTGCGAATCCAAAGCCTAGGCGAAGGGCCAAGTTAAGGGAGTTAAAGGAAGAAGAATCCCTCCAAATGGGAAGCCGACCTGAAATGAGAACCCCTACGTTTGGAAGCCCACCGAGGAGGCCAATATAACCTTCCCCCTCTACAGGGAGAAAGGGTATGGGCTGGTATCCAAAACGCAAGGAAAAGCGCTGTGCGCTTTGGCAAGAGAAAAATTCTGCACCGTAAGACCAAGGTGGCTGCTTCAAAGTCAGTTCGCCGCCTAGACCCCCACAGCCTAGATCTCCCGCCAAGCCGAGTACGGCGTACCCGTTTTGTTGTTGAGAAAGGGCCGAAGAAAGTGCTAGAAAAACGGTTAAAGCCAAGGCATACATCCATCCCTTGGGTCCTTTGCTCACGTTAAACCTCCTAGCCCTTCAAACTGGGTTCCAAAGCACATGCTTACGACTCGCCAATTCCTCTTGCTAGAAAGAAGAGGGTATGGATTTAGGCTGCGAGCCCTTATAAAGCATACACCAAAGCCCTGCTTGAGGTGGTGTAGGTGGGGATTCTCCTCCAAGCCCTCGTTTAGAGGGAAAGCCGCGGTTCCATGCAGCATGAGAAAGAGTAGGTGTTTGTGATGTTTGTAAGGAAGGGAGTGAGTCATGGAAGGCGGCTTGCGTACTGAGCCAAGGAGGCGGCATGAGGGGGCAGCTGCGTGGTGGCCCGGACTCTCCCAAAAGCAAAGCGCAGGTAAAGCCTAGCACCCTCCCCTTGGCCCCTTAGGGTGGCCTTGCCCTCTTGGTACGTGAAGCTTCCCAGGGCCAAGGCCTCCCGGTCCTTCAGGTTCACCACCAGGGTTTCCGCCTGAAGCCTGGGGTTTTCCGCCTGCACCTTGCCCTTTAAGACCACGAGGTCTTGGGCGAAGAGGGCCAAGGCCCTATCCGCCTTTAGGCCCTTAAAGTCGGGGTTGCTGAAGGCAAGGCCGGTGAAGCGGGCTTCCTGCTTGGGGATGTCGTGCTCCAGCCTTTGCGCCAGAAAGGTTTCCTTCTGGGAAAGGAGCTCGGCCCCCCTGGCCCGCACGAAACTCCCCTCCTTGTACTCAATGTAGGTAGCCTTTAGGCGGAGGCCGTTTTCGTTGTCGGTGAGGATGCCCCCTTGGGGCAGGGTGGTGACGCCGGTGTCCAGGTTGACCCTTTGGGCGCCAAAGGGCTCCACGCTGAAGGAGGCAAAACGGGCGGCCAAGGCGAGGCCTAGGAACAAGCCAAGGGCTAGGAAAGGGCGAACCCTGCTCATGGAGGCCACTTTACCAGAAGGGTTTGAGAACCACCTTAAGGTGCCCTTTGCGTATATTGTCCCTCGTGCGCCTTTTGCCCTACGCCTTGGCCTTGGCCCCCCTTTTCCCCCCGCTGGCCCTCCTTTCCCCCCTTTTCCTGGGCCACCTCTTGCGGCTTCCCCGGTGGGCTTTGGGCCTCCTGGGGCTTTATATCCTCTCCCTGCTCCTTCCCGCCCTTTGGGCTCCGGAGCCCTGGGCCCTTCCCTTGGCCCTGGGGCGGGCCCTGTACGTTTTGGGCCTCGTGGGGGTGGGAGCGGCCCTCCATGCGCGCATGCCTTCCCCAGCCCAGGCTTTAAAACCCTTGGGGTATGGGCTTTTCATTCTTTACCTAACGGCCTTCTTGGCCTCCTATCTCACCTTTGGGGATAAGGTGGCGGGCCAAAGGCTCATGCACCCCTTCCACAGCCCCGTGGGCCTGGGGTTTATGGGGGGGATAGGGGTCTTTCTGGCCCTTTACCTCCGTTATCCGTGGCCTTTCCGCCTCCTCCTTGGGCTACTGGGGGGGGCGGTCCTCCTTCTCAGCGCCAGCCGCGGGGGGATGCTGGCCCTCCTCCTCGGGGGGGCTGGGGGGCTTCTCTGGCGGGGGCGGGGGGCGTGGGTCTTGGGGGTGGCCGGGCTTCTTCTCTTCCTGGCGGCCAACTTGGACACCCCTTTGGCGTCCCGCTTCTTTGATACCCAGCTTTCCGGGCGGGAAGGGCTATGGCTTCGGGCCTATGAGGTCTACGCCGCCCACCCCTGGACCGGGGTAGGGCCTTATGTGCTGGGGGATTACCTAAAGGGCACCCTCTTTGGGGATTGCTTTCTCTTCCCCCTCCTCGAGGCCCGGGGCCTCGCCTGCCCCCCCTGGCTGAAGCCCTTGGGGGGGCTATGGAGCTTTGCCCACAACCACCTCCTCCAGGCCCTGGGGGAAAGCGGGGCTTGGGGTGCGTTGGGGCTTCTCCTCCTGGTGGGGGGGTTTTTGGCGTCGGCCTGGGGGGAGGGGCTTCTCTTTTCCCTCCTGGTGGCCTTTTTGGCCATGGGCATGGTGGATAACCCCTTTAGCGTGCCAAGCCCCTTCCGGGGGGAGATCTTCTTCCTCCTGGGGGGGATGGCCCTGGCCCGAGGGGTACGCCTGCCCCTCACCTTGGGCCTGGCCGGGGCGGTGGCCCTCCTTTGGGCCTTGCCCTTCCTCTACCTGGCCACCCGGCCCCCGGCCTCTACGGAGCTCCCCGCCTTGGCCTACCTGGTCTTTCCCCGGGAGGGGGTGGGGTTTTTGCGCCTGGAAGGGGCTAGGGGGTATCGGGTCCAGGTGTGGCTTTGCGGGAAGGGGTGTGAGCGCTTGGGCTGGGAGTGGCCCGGGGACAAGCGCATCGTCTTCCCCCTTCCCCAGGACCTGCCCTCTGGGACCTACCGGCTCAGGGTTCTCCTTTTCAGCCACCACCGCCTGGCCCAAAGGCCACGTTACGTGCTGGAAAAGGAGGTGCACCGGTGAAGGGCCTGGCCTGGTCTTTAGGCCTATTGGTCTTCGCCTTGGGGCTTTTCCTAGCCCTTTGGTCCTTGAACCAGGCCTTCCGCATGGCCCCTCTTAACCAGGAGGCCTGCGTGCCTGGGCCCCTACCGGAGAGAGCGGAGCTTTGGACGAACGGGGTGGTGGAGATCCCCCTTTGCCGAAGGGCCCGGGTGGGGCTTTTCCTCGAGGGCACCCTGGCCCAAGGGAGGGGGCCTAATGCCCTGGTGGTGGAGGGAGGCCGGGTGCTCTGGCAAGGGGAGGTGCGGGGAGCGATAGAGGTCTGGGTGAGAACCACGGGGAAGGGGACCCTGGCCTTGGCCTTTACCAACGATTTTTACCGTCCCCCTGAAGACCGGAACCTTTTCCTTAGGGTCTTGCGGGTAGAGCCCTAGCGAAGAAGGGATAGGAGGGCCAGGACCACGCCGATGGCGGCAAACACCAGCATGGCCTTGTTGAAGGCGGTGTTGATCTCCGCCTTAACCTCCTGCCTGAGGGCTTCCAGTTTCTCCTCTACCCTTTGGACCCTGGACTCTAGTTCGCTCCGGGCTTCTTGGATCTGGGCTTCCAGCTTTTCTTCTGTCTCTCGGATTTTGGCGTCCAGGGCGCCGATTTGGTTTTGCAGGCGGGTTTCCACCTGGTGGATCTGGACCTCTAGTTTTTCCTCTACCTGCTGGATCTTGCTTTGTAGTTGGGCATCCACCTGGTGGATCTGGGCCTCCAGTTTTCCTTCGGTTTCACGTATTTTGCTGTCCAGTCCGCTGATTTGGCTTTCCAGCCGGGCTTCCACCTGGTGGATCTGGGCTTCCAGTTTGGCTACCGTCTCCCGTATCTGGTTTTCCAGATGGGCTTCTGTTTGGCGAATTTTGGCTTCTAGCCTTTCCCCGGTTTGCTGGATTTGGTTTTGCAACCGGGCTTCTACCTGCTGGGTCTGGGCCTCAAGTTTCCCTTCGGTCTCCCGGATTTTGGCATCCAGCCCACCGATTTGGTTTTCCAGCCGGGTCTCCACCTGCTGGATACGGCCTTCCAGTTTGTTTTCCGTTTGGGCTAGGCGTTCCTCTAACGCCCCAAGCCGGGCTTCCATGAAGCCCCGGGTTTCCCTGAGCTCGGCCTTGACCTCTTCCCTTAAGGTGTCAATGCGGCGGGAAAGGTCCTGCACCAAGGGGGGAGGACCCGGATGGTGGCCTCCACCACCCCTTCCAGCTTTTCCAGCCTTTCCCCTAGCCCTTCCACCTCGGGCATGGTCTTAGTCTAACGTAGGGAAAGGCCCAAGGAAAAGCTCTGCCCCGTGCCCTCGCCGTACTGGCCCCTTAGGACGTTTTGCCAGCGCGCCTCGTAGGCGAAGCAGCCGTCGTAGTAGCGAAGGGTAAGGCCGAGGCGGGTGAAGCCCTCCCGGTTTAGGCCTAAATCCGGGGCCAGCCAAAGGGCCTGGCAGCAGGTGCGCTGGGGAAGGGGCATGGCGTAGCCCAGGCGCACCTCCTCCAGGCTGCCCCGCACGTAACCCAGGCGGAAGGTTCCCAGCCCCGGGTCCTGAAACTCCCCTTCCAGGCGGTCCAGGCGCTGCCCCAGAGGGTTTTCCAGGGTGTAGCGGAGGGCCCAGGCCCCGTACTGGACCCCTAGGCCTAGCCGTTGAAACTCGTCGCGGTTTTCGTAGGTGAAGGGGGGGGTGGGGTTTAGGGGCTCCATCCGCCCGGCATAGGTCAGCTTTAGGGAAAGCTCCCCCTCCTGATAAAGGGTTTCCAGGCTTCCTCCCAGGGCCAGGT belongs to Thermus albus and includes:
- the argH gene encoding argininosuccinate lyase, which encodes MGHRTWGGRFGEGPSGLAARFNASLPFDRALWREDLWQNRVHARMLHGVGLLSGEELEAILKGLDQIEKEIEAGTFPWREELEDVHMNLEARLIELIGPPGGKLHTARSRNDQVATDLRLFLRGAIDELLGLLLELRQVLVKEAERHLEPLYLLPGYTHLQRAQPILLSHWFLAYYEMLLRDAGRLEDAKKRLNHSPLGAAALAGTGFPIDRHFTAKELGFQAPMRNSLDAVASRDFALEVLSALNIGLLHLSRMAEELILYSTEEFAFVEIPDAFATGSSIMPQKKNPDVLELIRAKTGRVLGALVGLSTVVKGLPLAYNKDLQEDKEPLLDALSTYRDSLRLLAALLPGLRWRRERMWQAAEEGYALATELADYLAEKGLPFREAHHVVGKLVRRLVEEGRPLKSLTLEELRAHHPLFAEDALPLLQLETAIHRRNSFGGTAPMAVRERILEAKREVGLA
- a CDS encoding formate--tetrahydrofolate ligase; this encodes MIVKEALQPIEEVAGKLGLGGERLYLYGPHMAKVLGEPPKARGKLILVTAITPTPAGEGKTTTAIGLVDALWRLGKKAALALREPSLGPVFGVKGGATGGGRARVEPRHEINLHFTGDFHAVTSAVNLLNALLDNHLHQGNELAIDPRRIELKRAIDMNDRALRHIVLGLGGKAHGVPREGGFELTVASEVMALMSLARDFKDLKRRLGRMRVGFTYEGKPVYAEDLGAVGAMAALLRQAFLPNLVQTAEGNPAFVHMGPFGNIAHGTNSVRASLFALGLADYVVQEAGFATDLGMEKFMDVVARSAGLVPEAVVLVATIRALRYHGGQDAYEMPDPQAVAKGLANLEKHVENVELFGFKPVIALNRFPTDTLEEIALVREFARERGLPFALSEVYAKGGEGGLELAEKVLEALALPHTYRPLYPLEMPLEAKVETIAKAVYGADGVEWSEEAKRALKAAKKEGCEALPVVMAKAATSLSDNPKLRGRPKGFRVRVTDLKCRLGAGFVVVYMGGIETLPGLPKVPQALGIDVDEEGKIRGMDY
- a CDS encoding O-antigen ligase family protein, which encodes MRLLPYALALAPLFPPLALLSPLFLGHLLRLPRWALGLLGLYILSLLLPALWAPEPWALPLALGRALYVLGLVGVGAALHARMPSPAQALKPLGYGLFILYLTAFLASYLTFGDKVAGQRLMHPFHSPVGLGFMGGIGVFLALYLRYPWPFRLLLGLLGGAVLLLSASRGGMLALLLGGAGGLLWRGRGAWVLGVAGLLLFLAANLDTPLASRFFDTQLSGREGLWLRAYEVYAAHPWTGVGPYVLGDYLKGTLFGDCFLFPLLEARGLACPPWLKPLGGLWSFAHNHLLQALGESGAWGALGLLLLVGGFLASAWGEGLLFSLLVAFLAMGMVDNPFSVPSPFRGEIFFLLGGMALARGVRLPLTLGLAGAVALLWALPFLYLATRPPASTELPALAYLVFPREGVGFLRLEGARGYRVQVWLCGKGCERLGWEWPGDKRIVFPLPQDLPSGTYRLRVLLFSHHRLAQRPRYVLEKEVHR
- a CDS encoding LptF/LptG family permease, with the protein product MRTLYAYVLKESLPVLLLALLFLTAVYLFGFFYAGARWLEGVPLGKIARWLSYHVPGVLVQVFPIALVTTTVLVFGRLSAEGAQFALLSGGIPLWRAAWPLLGIGALLSGVALYLQERLVPYYNERVRVAWWDEIHTQGAGLFRLKGLQIPIGKGRSLYFEDFDLTRKEMLGVRITSFQGEEGTFLFAQRGSWEDQVITLRDYRLYRINFAEIPGLETSGDLLAQTRKVFRVVSQGKVLEVESDLSRARAIADYADTFSFGQDSLSQAWAKVRDPFLAPWEKWRARLEFHSKLALPLANLVLVLLAAAMALRYGRSTGLALGLSVVLALGYYGAFFLGRSLAGIGALPPEVGAWGANLLFLLLGTRALR
- a CDS encoding threonine/serine dehydratase, with protein sequence MELADIYAAYRRIAPYVHRTPLLTSRLLDELLGKRLLLKAEHLQKTGSFKARGALSKALTLENPKGLLAVSSGNHAQGVAYAARVLGVKALIVMPEEANPFKKEATRAYGAQVVDQGVTGENREEVAKALLLETGYAFIHPFDDPLVMAGQGTAGLELMVQAGKRGFFPEAVLVPVGGGGLVAGVATAVKALSPTTLVLGVEPQGADDARRSLEEGRIVRLSRPPRTRADGVRTLAVGQHTFPVLRKKVDAILTVSEEAILEAEGLLFTRTKQVVEPTGALPLAAVLEHGERLPEVLALLLSGGNRRFCTPT
- a CDS encoding ATP-binding protein codes for the protein MQDLSRRIDTLREEVKAELRETRGFMEARLGALEERLAQTENKLEGRIQQVETRLENQIGGLDAKIRETEGKLEAQTQQVEARLQNQIQQTGERLEAKIRQTEAHLENQIRETVAKLEAQIHQVEARLESQISGLDSKIRETEGKLEAQIHQVDAQLQSKIQQVEEKLEVQIHQVETRLQNQIGALDAKIRETEEKLEAQIQEARSELESRVQRVEEKLEALRQEVKAEINTAFNKAMLVFAAIGVVLALLSLLR
- the secG gene encoding preprotein translocase subunit SecG, coding for MDFLYTLVILLYLGVAGLLVYLVLVQEPKQGAGDLMGGSADLFSARGVTGGLYRLTVILGVIFVALALLIGLWTR
- a CDS encoding N-acetyltransferase — translated: MLETRLELPTVSLPEVQKGRAVELRKARLADVEAIYWLIRYWAEKGLMLVRSHSHLYENIRDFQVLEDEDGHIVGTVALHVLWRDLAEIRGLAVHPLRQGEGLGRWLVLGAEREARDLGLPQVFAWTLQVNFFRSLGYQVTSREALPPKVWSECNACPFYENCREIAVIKRLSRGAFGG
- the carA gene encoding glutamine-hydrolyzing carbamoyl-phosphate synthase small subunit produces the protein MAGVKERAVLVLEDGTVYHGYAFGARGKTVGEVVFNTAQTGYQEIMTDPSYHGQIVVMTYPHQGNYGVNVYDMQSNRPWVKGFVAKEFSRVASNPRAQQTLKEFMEFYGVVGIEGVDTRALVRKIREGGVLKGTIAHASLFGDPHHTFTPEELEALRQEAQAWTDIDGRDMTPEVSTPLPYAWPTLKSGRRIVVMDFGIKHAIVENLAAQGFEILVVPGKTPASQIMALEPHGLFISNGPGDPSMPRYAHETIWKLMGLLPTFGICLGHQLLALAAGGRTYKMKFGHRGANHPVKNLLSGKIEITSQNHGYAVDIDSLKEFRPTHINLNDGTLEGMAHSRYPVFSVQYHPEAAPGPHDALYLFRRFLEEVEAFHGATGLPVEKARADGHGV